The sequence CATCAATCCATAAATCAAACCTATAGTTGAACCATAAATTAATAAGTAAGTTAGTCGTTGTACTCGATTTTCCAAATAACTCGGTTGCATATCCTCAATATAAAACTCCTTTAAATTATGCTCATTCATCTTTTTCGCTAACCATATCAACCACCGCTTAATATCCTCAGCTTTATAACCTTTTCTATCGTGATGTTCTTCTAATTTTCTTTCTATATATTTATCAAACAATTTCTGCCGACATTTATCTTGATATTCTTTCCTTTCATCCTCAGAATTAAATCTTTTACTTTTACTCACCAAACCATCTGGATAAGCAACGGGAATCAAGTTTAAAAATAAAGGCGTTTTTGCTAATTCTCCCAAACCATCAGCATCGTTTTTGATTCCTTGCCACAAATGCTGACATTTCAATTCTCGTAAATAACTTTTAATTTGTTGTTCGCTCAACGGTTGCAAACAAACAGCACCGCGTAAATTATTTAATATCGCTTCTCCTTGTTGATATTCTTCCTCGCGACAGCAGACTACTAATTGCAACAAACTAGAATTACTTTGCAAAAATTCGTTGATTTTATCAATACATTTTTTTTGTCGAGTTAAACCTAATTCATCCAAACCATCTAGTAAAGGTACAAGTTTTTCCGTACTCAACCACTCGCGGGTTACTTTTTCGGGAATATTGTAACGAAATTTTAAGTCAGCTTGTAACCAATTACTGATAATTTGTTTATCGTCACGCCAGTTTGTCAACTCAAACAACACCGGAATCGGATAGTTTGAATTATTTTGGGCACGTGTAATTAAATCTCTGGCTAATTCAAGCAATAAAGTGGTTTTCCCGGCACCGGGATTACCTAAAATTAATAATCTTCCTGCAATATCGGATTCTTCAAAAACTTTGATTATCGGTTTTCCTGGTTCTAATTGCGTCTTACCACCCCTAAATACTTCTAAAATTCGCAACGGTTGAAGTAATTTATCTTTTAAAGAAGGTTGCTTGTTAATTGTAGAAGCATTTACAGAAGTTCTTCCAATTTCTTTATTTCTATCTTCTGTTGCAATACGAATTATCTGATGATCGTAAAGCGAGTCATTTAACCGAGTTTCGACTTCAATCTTCATAACTTTCAATAATTCTCGCCGCCAATCGTCCGGGGATTTTAATTCTGTTGTAGTATTATCAGTGCTGTTGTTGTCGGTTTTTGTTTTTCGCAGCATCCAAATTAATTTGAATGTATGCCAAATTAAAAACACCAAAGCTATACCGCCGACGGTTACAAGCAAAACCTGTAATTCATGACTTTTTTCTTCTGCCGTATTCCATAAGCTGTAAATTCCTACTAAAATAATGGCTTCAATTGTCAGCTTGACAACTAAAATGTTTTTACCGGGAAATTGTTTAATTGCAGGTAACTGATTGATTAAATATCCAACAGCAGCAGCTAGTAATGCACCGCATAAAGCTTGAAAAAAGGGATGATTAAACATATCAACGGTGAAAAAAACAAAATTATTTCAAAAAATCAGCTTTTTTTAAGATACATAAATATTTCCGTATTTCCAGGGTGGTGCTAATATCCTTTGTTAAATAAACGTCTACTTCTCATGTATTGTGTGTTTCAATAATTTCTAATTCCCTAACTCTAATGGGTCTTTCACTGGTACACTTGAACTTTCAACCCTCTGCATTAACCAGCGCCTATGGTTCATATTAAGCGCGTGGAACTCACCAATTTTAAGTCTTTCGGTGGTACTACTTCGGTGCCGTTACTGCCGGAGTTTACGGTGATTTCTGGCCCTAACGGTTCGGGAAAGTCTAATATTCTTGATGCGCTGCTATTTTGTTTAGGGCTTTCGAGTTCTAAAGGTATGCGTGCTGGTAGGCTTCCGGATTTGGTCAACACAAGTCAAATAAGTAAGTCTCGCGCTACTGTGGAAGCTAGCGTCACGGTGACGTTTGATTTATCGGATTATGATTCTGATGAGTTTGATGACGAGCCAATTGTTTCAAATGTAGTGGTTGATGAGGTTGAAGAAAGTTCCACAACTGAGGAAGAATCTGTAGAGGAAACGGAAGAATCTGTAGAAGAAACTCAAGAGCAAGCAGAAGATAAAGCCCTCAAGGAGCAGGAAGAAGAGGAAATAAAAAATCGTCGGGAGCAAATTCGAGCTAAACCTGGCATTCCCGATTGGAGCGTTACCCGTAGATTAAGGGTGACTAAGCAAGGTACTTATTCATCAAGTTATTACATTAATGGAATTTCTTCTAATGCAACTGAGGTACACGAAGAGTTAAGCAATATCCGTATAAACCCTGAAGGATATAACGTTGTTCTGCAAGGGGACGTTACTGATATTATTTCGATGAAACCTCGGGAGCGACGAGAAATTGTTGATGAGTTAGCAGGGGTTGCAGCGTTTGATAGGAAAATTAATCAAGCAAAGAAGACTTTAGAAGAAGTTAAAGAAAAAGAAGATAGCTGTCGGATTATTGAAACGGAATTAACTACGCAGTGCGAAAGGCTTTCTCAAGATAAAGCGAAGGCGGAAAAATATCAAAGATTGCGAATTGATTTTCTAGAAAAGCAGAAGTGGGAAGTTGTGCTGTCTTGGCGCACTTTACAAAGGCATCAAGAACAATTATCTAAGCAAATTCAAGACGGCGATCGCACTCTTGCGGAGAATAATCGGCAGTTGGGTGAGGTGAATGAAAATATTCAGGCAAAGCAAAAAGAACTTGAGGAGTTAAATATTCGCGTCAAGGCTTTGGGTGAAGATGAACTGTTAAAAGTACAATCGCAGTTGGCGACTCAAGAAGCAGAATACAAGCAAGTTCAACGTCGTCAAAGTGAATTAGAAGCAGCGCGGGCTGAAGCTGGGATAAAAGTGACGCAAACCCAGCAGGAAATTCAGCAGAATCAAAGTTATTTGACTGAGTTGGCAGGGCAAAAAGAAGCAGAAACGCGGAATTCTGCCGCTTTACAAAGTCAGCGCGAGTCAATCCATGAAACTTTAGAAAAATCTCGGGAAACTGCTGCCGAAATTGCTTCGGCTTCGGAAGCTTGGGTAGTGCAGCAAACGAATTTAAACCATCAGGTTGAAGCTGTATTGCAAACTTTGGAACCACAGCGCACGGAAAGGGCGCAGTTAAGGGAAAGAAATAGCCAGTTACAGCAACAAATTCAAGAACAAACCGAATTAGTTCAAAGTTTAGAGCCGCAGTTAGCTGAAAAACAAAGCCAGCTAGAGCAATTTCAAGTTGGATTTAATTCTACCGTTGCGCCAATTCAAGATTTAGCTGAGAATTTAGCCGCAACCGAACAAGAATTACAAATTCAACAGCAAACTCAAAAGCGGTTGTTGCAGGAACAAAGAGACAAACAGCGGCAGCTTGATAAATTGGAAGCTCAAGCCCAAGCACAGCAAGAAGCTCAAGGAACCCACGCTAGTAAAATTATTTTGCAATCTGGTTTACCTGGTGTTTGCGGTTTGGTTGCGGAATTGGGAAGGGTAGAACCAAATTTTCAGCTAGCTTTGGAAACTGCTGCGGGTGGACGTTTGGGACAAATTGTTGTAGAAGATGACAGCGTTGGTGCTGCCGGAATTCAATTACTCAAGCAAAGGAGAGCCGGAAGGGCAACTTTTCTACCTTTAAATAAAATTAGAGCGCCCCGTATTAATGAATCTGGTAATCTACGATATGCCAATGGTTTTATTGATTATGCGGTGAATTTAATCGGTTGCGAACCCCGTTACGATGATGTATTCGCTTATGTTTTTGGGAATACGGTTGTATTTGAAAATATTAATTTAGCTAGAAATCATTTAGGAAAAGTCCGCATAGTAACTTTAGAAGGGGAATTATTAGAAACCAGCGGTGCAATGACTGGTGGTAGCGTTACTCAACGTTCGACTTTACGATTTGGTACCGTTGAAGCAACCGAATCGGAAGAAGTCAAGGGTTTGAGAAATCGTTTGGTAGAAATTGAAAGAGTTTTAGGGCGTTGTAATGAAGCAATTATTACTCTTTCTGAAAGAACCAAAGAATTATCTACCCAGCTTACCGAAACTCGTCAGGGGAAAAGAGAACAGCAGTTACGAGCCGAACAATTACAAAAAGAAGTTCAAGGTTTAACTAAGCGAGTAGAAGATGCTAAAAGTCAACTTACACAAAATACAGAAAAATTAAACACCGCTCAATCCCGTTTGGAAGTATTAGAAAAAGAATTACCGTCACAAGAGCAACAATTACAGCAGCTACGTAACGAATTATCCGAATTAGAAGCTTCGCAAACCCCAAGCGAATGGCAGCAAATTCAAGCCAAAATCAAAAGTCAAGAGCAGCAATTACAGCAGCAAGATACAGCTTTACTAGAGCAAACAGAAAAATTAAAGAATATTGAAGTTCAACAACAAGTATTGCAAGAGAAAATTCAAGAAGGGGTACGACGAGTTGAAGAATATCAGCAAGAGCAATTAAACCAAGAAAATCAAATTAATAGCCTCAAGCAACAAGAAGCCAACTTAACAGCAACTCTAGCCGAAACTCGCCAGCGGATGCAGGAAATGGAAGCGAATTTAGGCGAAGAAAAACAAAGACGCGATGCTGTGGAAGCCCAGCTGCGCCAACTATTGCTACGCCAACAACAGTTGGAATGGGAAGTACAAAAGCTGCAAGAAAGCCAGCAAAATCGCCGCGAAGAATTGGATAGAGTGCTAGCAGAATTACAAACCATTTCTGGGGAATTACCGAACCCCTTACCTGAAGTACCCGAAAAAGTAAATTTAGAAGAGCTACAAAAGGAATTAAAGTCTCTTTCCAAACGCTTACAAGCGATGGAACCAGTTAATATGTTAGCTCTCGAACAATACGATCGCACCCAACAACGTTTAGAAGAACTTAGCGAAAAACTAGAGACATTAGAAGCAGAGCGAACTGAATTATTATTAAGAATTGAAAATTTTACTACTCTACGACAAAGAGCTTTTAAAGAAGCATTTGACGCTGTAAACGAAAACTTTAAATCAATTTTTGCCACCCTTTCCGACGGCGATGGCTACTTACAATTAGATAATCAAGAAGATCCATTTAACAGCGGTTTAAACTTAGTCGCGCATCCCAAAGGAAAGCCAGTACAGCGCTTAGCATCTATGTCAGGAGGAGAAAAATCACTAACAGCATTAAGCTTTATTTTTGCTCTACAAAGATATCGCCCATCGCCATTTTACGCATTTGATGAAGTCGATATGTTTTTAGACGGGGCAAACGTAGAACGATTAGCTAAAATGATTAAGCAACAGGCACAACTCGCACAATTTATAGTTGTAAGCTTGCGCCGCCCAATGATAGAATCAGCCGAACGTACAATCGGAGTAACTCAAGCCCGAGGAGCTTATACACAAGTTTTAGGGATTAAGTTAAAAACCGACAATACTTCTGCTTGAGTATCTGTTAATAATAGTGTATAGATAAACCGGATTCGAGATCGGGACTCGGTAAATAATGACCTCTGAACAAATTATTAGACGCTCGGATATTTTAAACACCCAAGTAATCACCCGCGATAACGGGAGAAGGCTCGGCATCGTCAACCAACTGTGGGTAGATATTGATAGACGAGAGGTTGTGGCACTTGGCTTACGAGACAGCCTGATCTCCGTTTCTGGAATACCGCGCTATATGTATTTGAGTAGTATTGACCAAATCGGCGACGTGATTTTGGTTGATAACGAAGACGTGATTGAAGACGTAGATACCGAAATCTACAGCAATTTAGTTAATTGGGAAGTAATTACAGAAGCCGGAGACGTATTAGGAAGAGTACGCGGTTTCAAATTTGACGGTATCAGCGGTAGAATTACATCTATAGTAATTGCTTCTTTAGGGCTGCCACAAATACCAGACCAAGTTCTTAGTACCTATGAACTATCAATGGACGAAGTAGTCAGCGTTGGTCCCAACCGGCTGATAGTATTTGAAGGAGCAGAAGAAAGGGTTACTCAATTAAGTGTTGGTGTATTAGAACGTTTAGGTATTGGTAAAGCTCCTTGGGAGCGCGAAGACGAATACTACAATGCGACTCCTAAAACCATAGCACCAGAAAATCAACTGC comes from Rivularia sp. PCC 7116 and encodes:
- a CDS encoding NACHT domain-containing NTPase, with amino-acid sequence MFNHPFFQALCGALLAAAVGYLINQLPAIKQFPGKNILVVKLTIEAIILVGIYSLWNTAEEKSHELQVLLVTVGGIALVFLIWHTFKLIWMLRKTKTDNNSTDNTTTELKSPDDWRRELLKVMKIEVETRLNDSLYDHQIIRIATEDRNKEIGRTSVNASTINKQPSLKDKLLQPLRILEVFRGGKTQLEPGKPIIKVFEESDIAGRLLILGNPGAGKTTLLLELARDLITRAQNNSNYPIPVLFELTNWRDDKQIISNWLQADLKFRYNIPEKVTREWLSTEKLVPLLDGLDELGLTRQKKCIDKINEFLQSNSSLLQLVVCCREEEYQQGEAILNNLRGAVCLQPLSEQQIKSYLRELKCQHLWQGIKNDADGLGELAKTPLFLNLIPVAYPDGLVSKSKRFNSEDERKEYQDKCRQKLFDKYIERKLEEHHDRKGYKAEDIKRWLIWLAKKMNEHNLKEFYIEDMQPSYLENRVQRLTYLLIYGSTIGLIYGLMWILVGLIGLGFITGLIYLLFYGFNFFITYQFYTLSIDLIISYFVDLILDFIRKLKLELLTILLLGVFYAFFGTIYYIVEEIFSKNKNIYFFKKISFKFRLSFKNGIIGIIAGLVIGIGLAIQKNRSILMYVSFYGTLFGILGVLLSGVRYRANDDRLKTYNIPNQTVIKSLHNNIIFSIFIMLCCMLFAAIFAAIVGESQPIERILASSIYWTWIATASLSVVPIIKHFSVHIVFWKSRSIPWNYTRFLKYADERKLINQVGGRFTFIHDKLQEHFAGM
- the smc gene encoding chromosome segregation protein SMC is translated as MVHIKRVELTNFKSFGGTTSVPLLPEFTVISGPNGSGKSNILDALLFCLGLSSSKGMRAGRLPDLVNTSQISKSRATVEASVTVTFDLSDYDSDEFDDEPIVSNVVVDEVEESSTTEEESVEETEESVEETQEQAEDKALKEQEEEEIKNRREQIRAKPGIPDWSVTRRLRVTKQGTYSSSYYINGISSNATEVHEELSNIRINPEGYNVVLQGDVTDIISMKPRERREIVDELAGVAAFDRKINQAKKTLEEVKEKEDSCRIIETELTTQCERLSQDKAKAEKYQRLRIDFLEKQKWEVVLSWRTLQRHQEQLSKQIQDGDRTLAENNRQLGEVNENIQAKQKELEELNIRVKALGEDELLKVQSQLATQEAEYKQVQRRQSELEAARAEAGIKVTQTQQEIQQNQSYLTELAGQKEAETRNSAALQSQRESIHETLEKSRETAAEIASASEAWVVQQTNLNHQVEAVLQTLEPQRTERAQLRERNSQLQQQIQEQTELVQSLEPQLAEKQSQLEQFQVGFNSTVAPIQDLAENLAATEQELQIQQQTQKRLLQEQRDKQRQLDKLEAQAQAQQEAQGTHASKIILQSGLPGVCGLVAELGRVEPNFQLALETAAGGRLGQIVVEDDSVGAAGIQLLKQRRAGRATFLPLNKIRAPRINESGNLRYANGFIDYAVNLIGCEPRYDDVFAYVFGNTVVFENINLARNHLGKVRIVTLEGELLETSGAMTGGSVTQRSTLRFGTVEATESEEVKGLRNRLVEIERVLGRCNEAIITLSERTKELSTQLTETRQGKREQQLRAEQLQKEVQGLTKRVEDAKSQLTQNTEKLNTAQSRLEVLEKELPSQEQQLQQLRNELSELEASQTPSEWQQIQAKIKSQEQQLQQQDTALLEQTEKLKNIEVQQQVLQEKIQEGVRRVEEYQQEQLNQENQINSLKQQEANLTATLAETRQRMQEMEANLGEEKQRRDAVEAQLRQLLLRQQQLEWEVQKLQESQQNRREELDRVLAELQTISGELPNPLPEVPEKVNLEELQKELKSLSKRLQAMEPVNMLALEQYDRTQQRLEELSEKLETLEAERTELLLRIENFTTLRQRAFKEAFDAVNENFKSIFATLSDGDGYLQLDNQEDPFNSGLNLVAHPKGKPVQRLASMSGGEKSLTALSFIFALQRYRPSPFYAFDEVDMFLDGANVERLAKMIKQQAQLAQFIVVSLRRPMIESAERTIGVTQARGAYTQVLGIKLKTDNTSA
- a CDS encoding PRC-barrel domain-containing protein; the encoded protein is MTSEQIIRRSDILNTQVITRDNGRRLGIVNQLWVDIDRREVVALGLRDSLISVSGIPRYMYLSSIDQIGDVILVDNEDVIEDVDTEIYSNLVNWEVITEAGDVLGRVRGFKFDGISGRITSIVIASLGLPQIPDQVLSTYELSMDEVVSVGPNRLIVFEGAEERVTQLSVGVLERLGIGKAPWEREDEYYNATPKTIAPENQLPTGVPLEAPQPRVRRPEPVAEEVWTEDDAYEEAPRRRVMEARPYEEETIRYEEEEADNWSEATGKDKYQASPQPFPTKAYKEDYDTYDDDLEKDAWEDEEAPKPINIPKKVKEKQPEYEEEGGY